A section of the Oncorhynchus keta strain PuntledgeMale-10-30-2019 chromosome 15, Oket_V2, whole genome shotgun sequence genome encodes:
- the LOC118394984 gene encoding zinc finger protein 184-like: MERQRHAPSFSYHVVDINTVHFRDKLFGFNIFLTVRSLTAVSMSVSVDVNFQTQIVSVLDSLTKVAVVEITKLFECHFLAKGTTVLIEGRTEQNEILQTVDSVKKSGKKCLRSIGVQVDEELTAPKQCSVSKASSEEGPAHHITLLEANQPADLKCYVLEHKDVEMVKGSSLEPESPTTTEPEGEQVIYSTPKYPNHLSGTVQSSPTKQKLQPLETESENGMNTEWVTKVICQMVPKAEEQYSTPQANCKEKPIQVEPQEASVSTAKETAFCPSTSDGALAPEQAKRKLISMGALDPPSAVKNKKVDFKLDQMMKKVDFKLDQTSLEHKLTRACSVLLVNLLLVPGGKKANGSYCHNSKRFPMPKDLKTHQGLHTGRRLCCFTQCGNDVWRLQSVLSPSHSYGCKICGKSFKRRKILRRHECFHNGEKPYSCYQCSKMFALRKSLRRHERFHTGDKPHSCLQCGKSFRLRDNLKAHLRFHTGERPFTCSFCSKSFRILRNLEEHSVDHLGVTAK, encoded by the exons ATGGAACGTCAGAGACACGCCCCCAGCTTCTCCTACCATGTGGTTGatataaacacagttcactttcgtGATAAGCTTTTTGGCTTCAACATTTTCTTAACTGTGCGCTCATTAACAGCTGTCAGCATGTCTGTGTCCGTCGACGTGAATTTTCAAACCCAGATTGTGTCTGTTTTGGATTCACTTACAAAGGTGGCCGTCGTGGAAATAACGAAACTGTTCGAGTGTCACTTCCTTGCTAAAGGAACCACCGTTCTCATTGAAGGGCGGACAGAGCAAAATGAAATCCTGCAAACGGTGGACTCTGTCAAAAAGTCAGGCAAGAAATGTCTTCGCAGTATCGGAGTTCAAGTGGATGAGGAGTTAACTG CCCCAAAACAGTGCTCTGTCTCAAAGGCGAGCAGTGAGGAGGGTCCTGCACATCATATCACCCTGTTGGAGGCTAATCAGCCTGCTGACCTAAAGTGCTATGTTCTAGAACACAAG GATGTGGAGATGGTGAAGGGGAGCAGTCTGGAACCAGAATCCCCAACAACCACTGAGCCAGAAGGAGAACAAGTTATCTATTCCA CCCCTAAGTATCCAAACCACCTCTCTGGTACTGTTCAAAGCTCCCCAACTAAGCAGAAACTCCAGCCCCTCGAGACAGAATCAGAGAATGGAATGAACACAGAATGGGTGACTAAAGTCATCTGTCAAATGGTCCCAAAGGCAGAAGAGCAGTATTCAACACCACAGGCAAATTGTAAAGAAAAGCCTATCCAGGTGGAGCCCCAAGAGGCCAGTGTCAGCACCGCAAAGGAGACAGCCTTTTGCCCGTCCACCTCAGATGGGGCTTTGGCTCCTGAACAGGCTAAGAGAAAGTTGATATCTATGGGTGCATTGGACCCTCCCTCTGCAGTGAAGAATAAAAAGGTGGACTTCAAGCTGGACCAGATGATGAAGAAGGTGGATTTCAAGCTGGACCAGACCTCCCTGGAGCACAAATTGACGAGGGCCTGCTCGGTGCTGCTGGTGAACCTGCTTTTGGTGCCTGGAGGGAAGAAGGCTAATGGGAGCTACTGTCACAACAGCAAGAGGTTCCCCATGCCCAAGGACCTCAAGACCCACCAGGGCCTCCACACAGGCCGGCGCCTTTGCTGCTTCACTCAGTGTGGGAACGATGTCTGGCGGCTTCAAAGTGTCCTCTCCCCGAGCCACTCCTACGGTTGCAAGATCTGCGGGAAGAGTTTCAAACGCAGGAAGATCTTGAGGAGGCACGAGTGCTTCCACAACGGGGAGAAGCCCTATTCATGCTACCAGTGCTCAAAGATGTTCGCCCTGCGGAAAAGCCTTCGCAGGCATGAGAGGTTCCACACGGGGGACAAGCCTCACAGCTGCCTCCAGTGTGGGAAAAGCTTCCGGCTTAGGGACAATCTGAAGGCTCACCTGCGCTTTCACACAGGTGAGAGACCTTTCACCTGCTCCTTCTGCTCCAAGAGCTTCAGAATCCTcaggaaccttgaggaacacagcGTTGATCACTTGGGAGTGACAGCGAAGTAG